A window from Frischella perrara encodes these proteins:
- the cydC gene encoding heme ABC transporter ATP-binding protein/permease CydC, whose amino-acid sequence MLKILFPYIKLYQYYFLRILLGMLMVITALAASIFLLSLSGWFLSATAFVGFAGLYTFNYMLPAAGVRGAAILRTVARYFDRLVNHDTTFRILAFLRTRAFKHLLPLNAVQIQRFEKAELLNTFIADIDNLDHLYLRLFAPIIGSLCITFFIYFAVSYFDHNIALVITLFLLVTILTLPIIFYYAGRTLGEQIAEQKSLYRQKLVSYMQGQAELTLFNAKHSFRQSLTDIESHWLKLQTKQSTLLSLSNAIIVMIVGVMTQIIIWLVADGISNYDQPIIALLIFIGLSSTEILSPIPSAFLFLGQVLSSAKRMNNLLSLSPVINFGELSNTDNDQQCEITFKSINFSYPNQPLIILKDINFQIKNGEHVALIGQTGCGKSTLLNLITRTWQPTNGTIMLNQIDISQFSEPALRNMMSVVPQVIHIFNDTLRNNLLIGNQYANDAQLISVLKKVELDKLLSTEQGLNLWLGESGRTLSGGERRRIGIARALLHNAPLILLDEPTESLDNQTEQQILSIIKENYADKTLIMITHRLIHQALFDCTYLLENNTIKKINN is encoded by the coding sequence ATGTTAAAGATTCTTTTTCCTTATATTAAACTCTATCAGTATTATTTTTTGCGTATTCTGCTCGGCATGCTTATGGTGATCACTGCCTTGGCTGCGAGCATTTTTTTATTATCATTATCGGGATGGTTCTTATCAGCGACTGCTTTTGTTGGTTTTGCAGGGTTATATACCTTTAATTATATGTTACCGGCAGCCGGTGTCAGAGGAGCTGCTATTTTAAGAACAGTTGCTCGTTACTTCGATCGTTTAGTTAATCACGATACAACTTTTAGAATACTTGCATTTTTGAGAACTAGGGCATTTAAACACTTATTGCCTTTAAATGCTGTTCAAATTCAACGCTTTGAAAAAGCAGAATTACTTAATACTTTTATAGCTGACATCGATAATTTAGATCATCTCTATCTTCGCCTATTTGCCCCTATTATTGGCAGTTTATGTATTACATTTTTTATCTATTTTGCCGTTAGTTACTTTGATCACAATATTGCTCTCGTGATTACCCTATTCCTATTGGTAACAATTCTAACACTGCCAATTATTTTCTATTATGCGGGTAGAACATTAGGTGAGCAAATTGCTGAACAAAAAAGCCTATATCGTCAAAAGTTAGTTAGTTATATGCAAGGGCAAGCTGAATTAACGCTTTTCAATGCTAAACACTCATTCCGACAATCATTAACTGATATCGAATCACATTGGTTAAAGCTTCAAACTAAACAATCAACATTATTAAGTTTGTCAAATGCAATCATTGTGATGATTGTTGGTGTAATGACTCAAATCATTATTTGGTTGGTTGCTGATGGTATTAGTAACTACGACCAACCTATTATTGCACTTTTGATTTTCATTGGTTTATCATCAACAGAGATTTTAAGTCCTATACCGAGTGCGTTCCTATTTTTAGGGCAGGTTTTGAGTTCAGCTAAGAGAATGAATAATTTACTTAGCCTAAGTCCAGTTATTAATTTTGGAGAATTAAGCAATACTGATAATGATCAACAGTGTGAAATTACCTTTAAAAGTATTAACTTCAGCTATCCAAATCAGCCACTCATAATACTTAAAGATATCAATTTTCAAATCAAAAATGGCGAACATGTAGCTTTAATTGGGCAAACAGGATGTGGTAAATCAACGTTATTAAATTTGATCACCCGTACTTGGCAACCTACCAATGGTACAATAATGCTTAACCAGATTGATATTAGCCAATTTAGTGAACCCGCTTTACGAAACATGATGTCAGTTGTACCCCAAGTTATTCATATATTTAATGATACTTTACGTAATAACCTATTAATTGGTAACCAATATGCGAATGATGCTCAATTGATTTCTGTGTTAAAAAAAGTAGAGTTAGATAAATTGTTATCTACCGAACAGGGTTTAAATTTATGGTTAGGTGAAAGTGGTCGAACGTTATCAGGTGGTGAAAGACGTCGTATTGGTATCGCCAGAGCACTGTTACATAATGCGCCTTTAATTCTGCTAGATGAACCGACTGAAAGCTTAGACAACCAAACCGAACAGCAGATTTTATCAATAATTAAAGAGAACTATGCAGATAAAACTTTAATCATGATAACCCATCGCTTAATTCATCAAGCATTATTTGATTGTACATACTTATTAGAAAATAACACCATAAAAAAGATAAATAATTAA
- the cydD gene encoding heme ABC transporter permease/ATP-binding protein CydD yields MSALDKTRQKYLFKWLKQQTKQHRKPLFYSILLGFISAGCIAIQAALLALILQELIILGGKFTTILPYFIVLLLIFILRSFLTFIREKINFSLGLKIRQTVRQQLINKIEINGPTAITQHTSGGLTTLMIEQIEDLHDFYARYLPQMRLAMIIPIMILLVILPFNWSAVLILLGTAPLIPIFMILVGMGAADVNRKNFKALSYLSGHFLDRLKGLMTIRVFDQGKQQSEQIREAAENFRIRTMNVLKMAFLSSAVLEFFASISIAIVAVYFGFSYLGEFHFGSYNGTVTLFAGFFALILAPEFFQPLRDLGTFYHAKAQAIAAADNIQKFLTDQSPEIYDQENQFINFEQTITSIIGKDLIILSPDNQPIVGPLNFTLKAPFRLALIGVSGEGKSSLLNVLLGFLSYQGSLTINDIELKQINIDSWRKQLSWLGQNPYLINSTIRENILLANPHASSQQIEQVVAQAQLSKLIAQLPKGLDTEIGEDAVKISVGQAQRIAIARALLKPCQLMLLDEPTASLDNQTAQDIETILANSYQHSNIIMVTHHVNQQMQLSLKWRLHNHQLHNITE; encoded by the coding sequence ATGTCAGCACTAGATAAAACACGTCAAAAGTATTTATTTAAGTGGCTTAAACAGCAAACTAAACAACATAGAAAACCTTTATTTTATTCTATTTTACTAGGATTTATTTCGGCTGGTTGTATTGCTATTCAAGCTGCTTTATTGGCATTAATTTTACAAGAGTTAATAATATTAGGCGGTAAATTCACGACTATATTGCCTTATTTTATCGTTTTATTGCTTATTTTTATTTTACGTAGTTTTCTAACCTTTATTCGGGAAAAAATTAATTTCTCACTAGGATTAAAAATACGGCAAACTGTACGGCAACAGTTAATAAATAAAATAGAAATAAATGGACCAACAGCAATTACTCAGCATACGAGCGGCGGGTTAACTACCTTAATGATTGAGCAGATAGAAGATCTTCATGATTTCTATGCTCGATATTTACCACAAATGCGTTTAGCAATGATTATTCCAATCATGATTCTACTCGTTATCTTACCATTCAACTGGAGTGCTGTTTTGATTCTGCTTGGTACCGCGCCCTTAATCCCAATCTTTATGATACTAGTTGGTATGGGGGCAGCAGATGTTAATCGAAAAAATTTCAAAGCATTATCTTATTTAAGTGGACACTTTTTAGACCGATTGAAAGGTTTAATGACAATTCGAGTTTTTGATCAGGGTAAGCAACAAAGTGAGCAAATTCGTGAAGCTGCCGAAAATTTTCGTATCAGAACTATGAATGTGCTTAAAATGGCCTTTTTATCTTCTGCTGTTTTAGAATTTTTTGCCTCAATCTCAATTGCTATTGTAGCCGTTTATTTTGGCTTTTCTTATTTAGGTGAATTTCATTTTGGTTCTTATAATGGCACTGTTACCCTATTTGCTGGTTTTTTTGCCTTAATTTTAGCTCCGGAGTTTTTTCAACCCCTTCGTGACTTAGGTACCTTTTATCATGCTAAAGCGCAAGCCATTGCAGCGGCTGATAATATTCAAAAGTTTTTAACTGATCAATCACCAGAAATTTATGATCAAGAAAATCAATTTATTAATTTTGAGCAAACAATAACATCCATTATTGGTAAAGACTTGATTATTCTATCACCTGATAATCAACCTATTGTTGGGCCATTAAATTTCACTTTAAAAGCGCCATTTCGTTTAGCCTTAATTGGGGTTAGTGGTGAGGGTAAAAGTTCACTATTAAATGTGTTACTTGGTTTTTTATCCTATCAAGGTTCCTTAACCATCAATGATATTGAATTAAAACAAATAAATATTGATTCTTGGCGCAAGCAATTAAGTTGGTTAGGGCAAAACCCATATTTAATTAATAGCACTATCCGAGAAAATATCTTACTAGCCAATCCTCATGCAAGTTCACAACAAATAGAACAGGTGGTTGCGCAAGCACAACTTAGTAAATTAATTGCACAATTGCCTAAAGGACTTGATACTGAAATTGGTGAAGATGCGGTGAAGATATCTGTTGGTCAGGCTCAACGTATCGCTATTGCAAGAGCATTATTAAAACCTTGTCAATTAATGTTATTAGATGAACCGACTGCTAGCCTTGATAATCAAACAGCACAAGATATTGAAACTATATTAGCTAATAGTTATCAACACAGTAATATCATTATGGTGACACATCATGTCAATCAACAGATGCAATTATCTTTGAAATGGCGTTTGCATAATCACCAATTACATAACATTACTGAATAA